In a genomic window of Seriola aureovittata isolate HTS-2021-v1 ecotype China chromosome 11, ASM2101889v1, whole genome shotgun sequence:
- the LOC130177665 gene encoding taste receptor type 2 member 8-like — protein sequence MYSSTTCYVWLNFFYYIQIVPANRALSIWVKRNIRSFIYVALLLDGTLFLFNSVMNIPDVFSGFTCINGTGYAHRPDEVYFSSQVCFFIINVHILICLCIMTVSSFSTAHYLFRHMRNVAQSGSCFYTPRIQRQMRVTITGISQGVFYFLYDTFHLLDSFAYMFAPDFYFSYSVSFTVTSLFISGNTINLGIGQFIFRQRVAAVWRALKALCIVAIVTDNIKLHSGQVTSGEIANTLTVNGQMRL from the coding sequence ATGTATAGCAGCACGACGTGTTATGTTTGGCTGAACTTCTTCTACTACATCCAGATTGTCCCTGCAAATCGAGCTCTTTCGATCTGGGTAAAGAGGAACATCAGGTCTTTCATCTACGTGGCTTTGCTTCTCGATGGGACCCTTTTTTTGTTCAATAGTGTCATGAATATTCCAGATGTATTCAGTGGCTTCACTTGCATTAACGGTACAGGGTATGCACATAGACCTGATGAAGTGTACTTCTCAAGCCAAGTTTGTTTCTTCATCATCAACGTGCATATCCTGATCTGTCTGTGTATCATGACAGTTTCTAGCTTTTCCACAGCCCACTACCTATTTAGACACATGAGGAACGTGGCGCAGAGTGGCAGCTGCTTCTACACACCGAGGATTCAAAGACAGATGAGAGTCACCATCACTGGGATCTCTCAAGGAGTGTTCTACTTCCTCTATGACACTTTCCATCTCTTAGATTCTTTCGCCTACATGTTCGCCCCAGACTTTTACTTCAGTTATTCTGTCTCCTTCACCGTCACCTCACTGTTCATATCAGGCAACACTATCAACCTGGGAATCGGTCAGTTTATATTCAGGCAAAGGGTGGCTGCTGTTTGGAGGGCTCTCAAAGCACTGTGTATTGTTGCCATAGTGACAGATAATATTAAACTGCACTCTGGCCAGGTGACATCAGGTGAAATAGCTAATACTTTAACTGTTAATGGCCAAATGAGGTTGTGA